One part of the Treponema peruense genome encodes these proteins:
- a CDS encoding IS256 family transposase, translating into MKRILEIEENSNSPTIDLLEKAIRARAREVIESLYEDEVQRFLNKTSSIVDKTGNKLVVRNGFHKERTILTTNGYVTVRLPRVDDRALEEKDRFVSKVLPPFARKTPTVEAILSAAYLAGISSNKFSAMLHDVLGEEAKGLSPSVITKLTVKWQAEYDEWRKRDLSGKGYVYVWADGIYVKSRLDGEKTCLLVIIGVTVEGKKELVAVQAGIRESTESWRGVLLDLKFRGLTKAPKLAVCDGALGFQNAVDEIWGQLKIQRCWFHKSMNILDKLPDCVQTQATKMIRDMWQADKRANALKACDLFIETFGKKYPKATECLEKDKEDLFRFYDYPAEHWAHIRTSNPIESTFATVRLRHKSTKGNGSSAASVAMAFKLCLQAEKNWRRLRGFKQLELVAKNIIFVDGEQMKAA; encoded by the coding sequence ATGAAAAGAATACTGGAAATTGAAGAAAATTCCAATAGTCCAACGATTGATTTGCTTGAAAAAGCAATCCGCGCAAGAGCACGTGAAGTAATTGAAAGTCTTTACGAGGATGAAGTTCAGCGTTTTCTTAATAAAACTTCTTCTATCGTAGACAAAACCGGAAACAAACTTGTAGTAAGAAACGGCTTTCACAAAGAACGGACAATTCTTACTACAAACGGTTACGTTACAGTCAGGCTTCCCAGAGTTGATGACCGTGCACTTGAAGAAAAGGATCGCTTTGTAAGCAAAGTCCTTCCTCCGTTTGCAAGAAAAACTCCGACAGTAGAAGCAATACTTTCCGCTGCCTACCTTGCAGGAATTTCTTCAAACAAGTTCTCAGCCATGCTCCATGATGTTCTTGGTGAAGAAGCAAAGGGCCTGAGTCCGTCAGTCATAACAAAGCTTACTGTAAAATGGCAGGCTGAATATGACGAATGGCGCAAACGTGATCTTTCCGGAAAGGGATACGTTTATGTTTGGGCAGACGGAATTTACGTAAAGTCCCGGCTTGACGGTGAAAAGACCTGCCTTCTGGTAATAATTGGCGTAACTGTTGAAGGCAAAAAAGAACTTGTGGCTGTACAGGCCGGAATTCGCGAGTCAACGGAAAGTTGGCGTGGAGTTTTGCTTGATTTGAAATTCCGCGGACTGACAAAAGCGCCAAAATTGGCAGTCTGCGACGGAGCGCTTGGGTTTCAAAATGCAGTTGATGAAATCTGGGGCCAGCTAAAAATTCAGAGATGCTGGTTCCACAAGTCCATGAACATTCTGGACAAATTGCCTGACTGTGTGCAGACTCAGGCCACAAAAATGATTCGGGATATGTGGCAGGCAGACAAACGTGCAAACGCCTTGAAAGCCTGCGACTTATTTATAGAAACTTTCGGAAAAAAATATCCGAAGGCAACGGAATGTCTTGAAAAAGACAAGGAAGATTTGTTCCGCTTTTATGATTATCCGGCGGAACATTGGGCTCACATTAGAACGTCGAATCCGATTGAATCGACATTTGCAACAGTCAGGTTGCGCCACAAGTCAACAAAAGGAAACGGCTCTTCCGCTGCTTCTGTTGCAATGGCTTTCAAGCTTTGTCTTCAGGCAGAGAAAAACTGGCGACGGCTCAGGGGATTTAAACAACTTGAACTTGTCGCCAAAAATATAATTTTTGTGGACGGTGAACAAATGAAGGCTGCCTGA
- a CDS encoding RloB family protein, protein MIITRVFDRDTIVEKGMSEDLKKQYEKALSKGIHFADSMPAFEVWFLLHFAMPEQFYSSQDGVIKELRKYIPYYEKDQKWLSSVNLYTTLKPHFDEAMKKAAELDKKKEDTGNENTTISHVYKLFEELWKETKK, encoded by the coding sequence TTGATTATAACTCGTGTTTTTGACAGAGATACAATTGTCGAAAAAGGTATGTCTGAAGATTTAAAAAAGCAGTACGAAAAAGCTTTGTCTAAAGGTATTCATTTTGCTGATTCAATGCCGGCTTTTGAGGTTTGGTTTTTGCTTCATTTTGCTATGCCCGAACAGTTTTATTCTTCTCAAGATGGTGTTATCAAAGAATTACGAAAGTATATTCCTTATTATGAAAAAGACCAGAAATGGCTTTCGTCTGTAAATCTTTATACAACGCTTAAACCTCATTTTGACGAGGCAATGAAAAAAGCTGCAGAATTGGATAAGAAAAAAGAAGATACTGGAAACGAGAATACTACAATCAGCCATGTATATAAACTTTTCGAAGAATTATGGAAAGAAACAAAAAAATAA
- a CDS encoding type I restriction-modification system subunit M N-terminal domain-containing protein: MKLSLSALETFLKSQCDALRTSMDAAEYKDYIIAMIFY; encoded by the coding sequence TTGAAACTTTCACTTTCGGCATTAGAAACATTTTTGAAATCACAGTGCGATGCACTCCGTACAAGTATGGATGCTGCAGAATATAAAGATTACATCATTGCCATGATTTTTTATTAA
- a CDS encoding ATP-binding protein, translating to MNIRKLPIGIQSFESLRKENYLYVDKTEFIWNLVNLGKTYFLSRPRRFGKSLLISTFKAYFEGKKELFEGLKISELETEWKKYPVFHFDFNGKDYSGSSSLAAVINSHLESWEKLYGDEKKERSLEERFAYLLEKAYEKTGLGCVVLVDEYDKSLLESESEILESNRRLFKGFFGNLKKCDEFLKFTFITGVTKFSKVSIFSDLNQLQDISLYDQYSSICGITQEEMEKTFVPEIQLMAQKNDLTFEGCLEKLKEMYDGYHFSRISEGMYNPFSLIHAFASCEFECYWFSTGTPTFLVEKIKSVNFEPKLLTSDELAIDTNSISDYRSDNLDPLPLLYQTGYLTIKKYDKEYQQYYLGYPNKEVKYAFLKSLVPIFYSPADTCDALFIVNFVKDLRLAKIDEVLNRLKSLFARLPYSTKNDDSVIEQNFQNVIYIVFMLMGQFVNVEEHYSFGRADCVVQTKDYIFIFEFKRDKSAQEALNQINEKKYAESFNCDKRKLFKIGVNFSSVEKNICEWIVE from the coding sequence ATGAATATTCGAAAGCTCCCGATAGGGATTCAATCATTTGAAAGTCTCAGAAAAGAAAATTATCTTTATGTTGATAAGACTGAATTTATTTGGAATCTTGTAAACCTTGGAAAAACTTATTTTTTATCTCGTCCACGTAGATTTGGAAAAAGTCTTTTAATTTCAACATTTAAGGCATATTTTGAAGGAAAAAAAGAATTATTTGAAGGCTTAAAAATTAGCGAACTTGAAACTGAATGGAAAAAATATCCTGTATTTCATTTTGATTTTAATGGAAAAGATTATTCAGGTTCTTCTTCACTTGCAGCTGTAATAAATTCTCACCTTGAGTCTTGGGAAAAACTTTATGGTGATGAAAAAAAAGAACGTTCACTAGAAGAAAGATTTGCATATTTACTTGAAAAAGCTTACGAAAAAACAGGACTTGGATGCGTTGTTTTAGTTGATGAATATGATAAATCTTTGCTTGAAAGCGAATCTGAAATTCTAGAAAGTAATCGCCGTCTTTTTAAAGGATTTTTTGGAAATTTAAAAAAATGCGATGAGTTTTTAAAATTTACTTTTATTACTGGTGTTACAAAGTTTAGTAAAGTTTCAATTTTTAGTGATTTAAATCAACTTCAAGATATTTCTCTTTATGATCAATATTCTTCAATTTGTGGAATTACTCAGGAAGAGATGGAAAAAACTTTTGTTCCAGAAATTCAATTGATGGCACAAAAAAATGATTTAACTTTTGAAGGTTGCTTAGAAAAATTAAAAGAAATGTATGACGGTTATCATTTTTCTCGGATTTCAGAAGGAATGTATAATCCGTTTAGTTTAATTCATGCATTTGCTTCTTGTGAGTTTGAGTGTTATTGGTTTTCAACAGGAACGCCGACTTTTTTAGTTGAAAAAATTAAATCTGTAAATTTTGAACCAAAACTTTTAACTTCAGATGAACTTGCAATTGATACAAATTCAATTTCAGATTACAGAAGTGACAATCTCGATCCGCTTCCGCTTTTGTATCAAACCGGATATTTAACAATAAAAAAATATGATAAAGAATATCAACAGTATTACTTAGGTTATCCAAATAAGGAAGTAAAATATGCTTTTTTAAAAAGCTTGGTTCCAATTTTTTATTCTCCCGCTGATACTTGTGATGCTCTTTTCATTGTAAATTTTGTAAAAGATTTACGGCTTGCAAAAATAGATGAAGTTTTAAATCGATTAAAATCGCTTTTTGCACGGCTCCCATATTCAACAAAAAATGACGATTCAGTAATAGAACAGAATTTTCAGAATGTGATTTACATTGTTTTTATGCTTATGGGACAATTTGTAAATGTTGAAGAACATTATTCATTTGGTAGGGCAGATTGCGTAGTTCAAACAAAGGATTATATTTTTATTTTTGAATTTAAACGCGACAAATCAGCTCAAGAAGCATTAAATCAAATTAACGAAAAAAAATACGCTGAAAGTTTTAATTGTGATAAAAGAAAATTATTTAAAATCGGCGTTAATTTTTCTAGTGTAGAAAAGAATATTTGTGAATGGATTGTTGAGTAA
- a CDS encoding IS3 family transposase: protein MMKKDFNLLVKIKEVQIEHPYYGYRRIWREINKNGGDTTETTVRRVMRRFGITAVFPGKNLSKACKYHKKYPYLLKNKIIRYPNQVWSTDITYIKLPTGNVYLMAIIDWFSRKVLSWRVFNTMDAMQYANLLRETIEEYGCPAIFNTDQGSQFTSDVFIKVLVDYDIQISMDGKDRALDNIRIERLWRSLKYEDIYLKRYETMKDLKAGIDAYFNFYNTARFHQSLDYNVPDEMYKCFQYNELERKRAA from the coding sequence ATGATGAAAAAAGATTTCAATCTGCTTGTGAAAATCAAGGAAGTCCAGATTGAGCATCCGTATTACGGCTACCGCAGAATCTGGAGAGAAATAAACAAAAACGGCGGAGACACTACAGAAACAACTGTACGCCGTGTAATGCGAAGATTCGGGATTACGGCGGTATTTCCGGGCAAGAATCTTTCCAAGGCCTGTAAATATCACAAGAAGTATCCGTATCTTCTGAAAAACAAGATAATCAGATATCCGAATCAGGTATGGTCAACGGATATCACTTACATAAAGCTGCCGACAGGGAATGTTTACCTGATGGCAATAATCGACTGGTTCTCGAGGAAGGTCTTGAGCTGGCGCGTATTCAACACGATGGATGCGATGCAGTATGCAAATCTTCTGAGGGAAACAATCGAAGAATACGGCTGTCCTGCAATCTTCAACACAGACCAGGGAAGCCAGTTTACATCTGATGTTTTTATCAAAGTTCTTGTCGATTACGACATCCAGATCAGCATGGACGGAAAAGACCGGGCTTTGGACAACATCAGAATTGAGCGTCTTTGGAGAAGCCTCAAGTACGAGGACATCTACCTTAAACGCTATGAGACAATGAAAGACTTGAAGGCCGGCATTGATGCCTACTTCAACTTCTACAACACAGCGAGGTTTCATCAGTCTCTGGATTACAACGTGCCTGATGAAATGTATAAATGCTTCCAGTACAATGAACTGGAAAGAAAACGGGCTGCATAA
- a CDS encoding transposase: protein MVKKRQSFSKDFKAKVTLEALREESTIQEIAVKYGVHPNQISQWKAQAIAGMADIFERPNKKSEETRKQEEEKDSLLKTIGEQKVEIDFLKKKYKQIYGYDPIL, encoded by the coding sequence ATGGTAAAGAAACGACAGTCATTCAGCAAGGATTTCAAGGCAAAAGTTACACTTGAAGCATTACGAGAAGAATCTACGATTCAGGAAATTGCAGTAAAGTACGGCGTTCATCCGAATCAGATTTCCCAATGGAAAGCGCAGGCGATTGCCGGAATGGCTGACATTTTTGAACGGCCGAACAAGAAGTCAGAAGAAACGAGAAAGCAGGAAGAGGAAAAAGACAGTCTTCTGAAAACAATCGGTGAACAGAAAGTCGAAATTGATTTTCTAAAAAAAAAGTACAAGCAGATATACGGCTACGATCCAATCTTGTAG
- a CDS encoding DUF3791 domain-containing protein → MNESMQITFMQLRIIRMFAQKMNNSISQAASLLYENGALNFIRQCFDSLHLEGDEGVYEDVERFLNAKGVTVNA, encoded by the coding sequence ATGAACGAATCTATGCAGATTACTTTTATGCAGCTTCGCATAATAAGGATGTTTGCACAAAAAATGAATAATTCAATCTCCCAGGCCGCTTCTTTACTTTACGAAAACGGTGCCTTAAATTTTATACGCCAATGTTTTGATTCTCTTCATTTAGAAGGAGATGAAGGCGTCTATGAAGATGTAGAAAGATTCCTTAATGCAAAAGGAGTGACTGTTAATGCCTGA
- a CDS encoding winged helix-turn-helix transcriptional regulator: MQPDLALLQNISDTLEQDSLASQRKLAEGSGITVGSMNAVLKRFVERGWIMFTNVNKRKLAYALTPAGLEELARRGKTFALRTLQIANNYSNSVVHLFNKVRAEGKNEVILYGTSYIKFVFSYAAGEVGLKFSQVSADAEVEQDAYCIAGELNAEDVQKDLVNKGCVSVYDIIEDDRNLISKAGN; this comes from the coding sequence ATGCAGCCTGATCTGGCACTTTTACAAAATATTTCTGATACTCTCGAACAGGACTCGCTTGCCAGTCAGAGAAAGCTTGCAGAAGGTTCGGGTATTACCGTTGGCTCAATGAATGCTGTTCTAAAGCGTTTTGTTGAACGCGGCTGGATTATGTTTACGAATGTAAATAAGAGAAAACTTGCATACGCTCTGACTCCAGCAGGACTTGAAGAACTTGCACGCCGGGGCAAAACATTTGCTTTGCGTACGTTGCAGATTGCAAACAATTATTCCAATTCAGTTGTACATTTGTTCAATAAAGTTCGCGCAGAAGGGAAAAATGAAGTTATCCTTTACGGAACAAGTTACATAAAATTTGTATTTTCATATGCGGCAGGTGAAGTAGGGCTTAAGTTTTCGCAGGTTTCAGCAGATGCAGAAGTTGAACAAGACGCATATTGTATTGCAGGTGAACTTAACGCAGAAGACGTGCAGAAAGATTTGGTCAATAAAGGCTGCGTAAGTGTTTATGACATTATAGAAGATGACCGGAATTTGATTTCAAAGGCAGGGAATTAG
- a CDS encoding transcription termination/antitermination NusG family protein: MEFYCLMVLTGQEESFKKEAADKLSEEFAGAKFYFFKRKLRTNQGKYFDQPLFPGYLFFEVEELSEKFFDIIKRVKGFVKVLLKNDQPTKICGVSLEELKTYIRNGETWGISKVLFLPGQNIRVISGPLKGLEGNIYKINKKKKHITVISSLSPDGKKFDLLYEDAVVVE, encoded by the coding sequence ATGGAATTTTATTGTTTAATGGTTCTGACCGGTCAGGAAGAGTCATTTAAGAAAGAAGCTGCAGATAAACTTTCAGAAGAATTTGCCGGAGCAAAATTTTATTTTTTTAAGCGCAAGTTAAGAACAAACCAGGGCAAATATTTTGACCAGCCGCTGTTTCCCGGTTATTTGTTTTTTGAAGTAGAGGAACTTTCTGAAAAATTTTTTGACATTATAAAACGCGTTAAAGGTTTTGTTAAGGTTCTCTTAAAGAATGACCAGCCGACAAAAATTTGTGGAGTTTCACTTGAAGAACTTAAAACTTATATCAGAAACGGTGAAACCTGGGGCATTTCAAAAGTTCTGTTTTTGCCCGGTCAGAATATCCGGGTAATTTCGGGCCCGCTCAAAGGTCTTGAAGGAAATATTTACAAAATAAACAAAAAGAAAAAGCATATTACGGTTATTTCGTCCCTGAGTCCCGACGGAAAAAAGTTCGACCTTCTGTACGAAGACGCCGTTGTAGTAGAATAA
- a CDS encoding AMP-dependent synthetase/ligase codes for MDELKNYDPTAFLDEFRGKYFEGEWPTLPQMFDITVARYPKRPCFTDWDTDDGSKRTYTYEQSHKMILTLANWMCFAGVKPGDRIAVSGKNSPEWAVVYLAALYAGAIVCPLDYALHNEELDNLLATAQPVMFFVDEEKYSYFSGRKSKYKVYSLCRRQGDTYVFNLVSEKKVQNTQPSIEDTAAILFTSGTTGTPKGVMLSHKNLVSDCYIAQTHMKIYSTDVFYALLPIHHAYTMLAVFIEAISVGAEVVFGKSMAVSRLMKELKEGEITMLLGVPLLFNKLAAGILKGIKSKGPFVYGIMKFLMGLSFMIKKTFGVNPGKHIFKAVLKQANIYTIRIAICGGGPLAKSVFRFYNEMGIDFVQGYGLTETSPIITLNPIHHFKIESVGKYFVGKMQMKIDSPDKNGIGEILVKGPMVMQGYYKMSEETAKVFTEDGWFKTGDLGWIDDENYLMLSGRVKNMIVTEGGKNVYPEEIEDAFQLETDIQQITVQGYIADTEHQSEELEALVYPSDDLYSRLNIKREDCSEEELSSIKKAVSEIVDKINKKLQPYQRITKVTVLEQPLEMTTTMKVKRNYSK; via the coding sequence ATGGACGAACTTAAAAACTATGATCCCACTGCTTTTTTGGATGAATTCCGCGGAAAATACTTTGAAGGCGAGTGGCCCACACTGCCGCAGATGTTTGACATAACCGTTGCCCGCTATCCAAAGCGCCCTTGTTTTACTGACTGGGACACAGATGACGGTTCAAAGCGCACTTACACGTACGAACAGTCCCATAAAATGATACTTACTCTTGCAAACTGGATGTGCTTTGCTGGAGTAAAGCCCGGCGACCGTATTGCAGTTTCGGGCAAAAACTCACCGGAATGGGCTGTAGTTTATCTTGCCGCCCTTTATGCCGGAGCAATTGTATGCCCGCTTGATTACGCGCTTCACAACGAAGAACTGGACAATCTTTTGGCAACTGCTCAGCCTGTAATGTTTTTTGTAGATGAAGAAAAATATTCTTATTTTTCCGGCCGCAAAAGCAAGTACAAAGTCTATTCTCTCTGCAGAAGACAGGGCGACACTTACGTATTCAATCTTGTTTCAGAAAAAAAAGTGCAGAATACACAGCCTAGTATAGAAGACACTGCGGCAATTCTTTTTACAAGCGGAACAACCGGTACACCAAAGGGCGTTATGCTCAGCCACAAAAATCTTGTAAGCGACTGCTATATTGCCCAGACCCACATGAAAATCTATTCAACAGACGTATTTTATGCACTTCTTCCAATCCACCACGCCTATACAATGCTTGCAGTATTTATAGAAGCAATTTCTGTAGGTGCCGAAGTTGTATTCGGTAAGAGCATGGCCGTATCGCGTCTTATGAAAGAGCTTAAGGAAGGCGAAATAACAATGCTTCTGGGAGTTCCGCTTCTGTTCAATAAGCTTGCAGCAGGAATTCTTAAGGGAATAAAATCAAAAGGTCCTTTTGTCTACGGAATTATGAAATTCCTTATGGGACTTTCGTTTATGATAAAAAAGACTTTCGGTGTTAACCCTGGCAAGCACATCTTTAAGGCTGTACTCAAGCAGGCAAATATTTACACTATAAGAATTGCAATCTGCGGCGGCGGTCCTCTTGCAAAGAGTGTGTTCAGGTTTTACAACGAAATGGGCATAGATTTTGTTCAGGGTTACGGCCTTACAGAGACTTCACCTATTATCACGCTTAATCCCATACACCACTTTAAGATAGAAAGTGTAGGCAAATACTTTGTCGGAAAAATGCAGATGAAAATTGACAGCCCCGACAAAAACGGAATAGGCGAAATTCTTGTCAAAGGTCCCATGGTTATGCAGGGGTACTACAAAATGAGCGAAGAAACTGCAAAAGTGTTTACAGAAGACGGCTGGTTCAAAACAGGAGACCTCGGCTGGATAGATGACGAAAATTACCTTATGCTGAGCGGTCGTGTCAAAAACATGATTGTTACCGAAGGCGGAAAAAACGTCTACCCCGAAGAAATAGAAGACGCCTTCCAGCTCGAAACCGACATCCAGCAGATTACGGTACAGGGCTACATTGCAGACACAGAGCACCAGTCCGAAGAACTCGAAGCGCTTGTTTATCCTTCTGACGATCTTTATTCAAGGCTGAATATAAAACGCGAAGACTGTTCAGAAGAAGAACTTTCTTCTATAAAGAAGGCTGTCAGCGAAATTGTAGACAAAATCAACAAAAAACTGCAGCCATACCAGAGAATTACAAAAGTCACTGTTCTTGAACAGCCGCTCGAAATGACCACCACGATGAAAGTAAAGCGCAATTACAGCAAATAG
- the trpS gene encoding tryptophan--tRNA ligase, translating to MSEIDYDSNKTFAAAVERSKKIEEDIAVNPTKYRVLTGDRPTGRLHIGHYFGSLQNRVRLSKMGVPTMILIADYQVLTDHDAFQEISQNTKQLVIDYLSAGIEPSENVIIYPHSYVPECNQLMLPFLTLVSNAELSRNPTVKEEIQSAGLKNVNAGMYTYPIHQACDILFCKGNVVPVGKDQLPHLELTRTIARRFNEKFCKDRDPVFPMPQALLSKTPSILGLDGSQKMSKSRGNAIFLSATEDETAALIKKAKTDADRNITYDPVNRPEVANILMLISLCTKEAPEAIAQRIGDGGGGMLKKMLTEALNEELRPLRQKRAELEKNPDYIRQVLLDGSERARAIAVKTLSEVREAMNMVI from the coding sequence ATGTCAGAAATAGATTATGACTCAAACAAGACTTTTGCTGCAGCCGTTGAACGCAGTAAAAAAATAGAAGAAGATATTGCCGTAAACCCAACAAAATACAGGGTTCTTACTGGAGACAGACCTACAGGAAGACTCCACATAGGCCATTATTTTGGCTCTCTGCAGAACCGCGTAAGGCTTTCAAAGATGGGTGTTCCCACAATGATTCTTATTGCCGACTATCAGGTTCTTACAGACCATGATGCATTCCAGGAGATAAGCCAGAATACAAAGCAACTTGTAATAGATTATCTTTCTGCCGGAATTGAACCTTCAGAAAACGTAATAATCTACCCGCACAGTTATGTTCCGGAGTGCAACCAACTTATGCTTCCGTTCCTTACTCTTGTAAGCAATGCCGAACTTTCAAGAAACCCGACCGTCAAAGAAGAAATCCAGAGTGCGGGTCTCAAGAATGTAAATGCAGGAATGTATACGTACCCCATTCACCAGGCATGTGACATTCTTTTCTGTAAGGGTAACGTTGTTCCTGTAGGAAAAGACCAGCTTCCGCACCTTGAGCTTACAAGAACAATTGCCCGTCGTTTTAACGAAAAATTCTGCAAAGACCGCGATCCTGTTTTTCCCATGCCGCAGGCTCTTTTGTCAAAGACACCAAGCATTCTTGGCCTTGACGGAAGCCAGAAGATGAGCAAAAGCCGCGGAAACGCAATATTCCTTAGCGCAACAGAAGATGAAACCGCCGCTCTTATCAAAAAGGCAAAGACAGACGCAGACCGCAACATTACATACGATCCTGTAAACAGACCTGAAGTTGCCAATATTCTTATGCTCATTTCGCTGTGCACAAAAGAAGCTCCCGAAGCAATTGCACAAAGAATAGGTGACGGCGGCGGCGGAATGCTCAAGAAAATGCTTACAGAAGCCCTTAATGAAGAACTCAGACCTTTGCGCCAGAAACGTGCAGAACTCGAAAAGAACCCCGACTACATAAGACAGGTTCTTCTTGACGGTTCCGAACGTGCACGCGCCATTGCGGTAAAAACACTTTCAGAAGTGCGCGAAGCCATGAATATGGTAATATGA
- a CDS encoding MATE family efflux transporter, whose amino-acid sequence MTKNLTEGNPLKLILLFSLPLLAGNLFQQAYNLVDAAIVGRYLGTMALAGVGASGSVNFLVLGFCMGICAGFTIPVAQKFGAGDYSAMRSYIFIGAVSLALFSVVVTVVCSLLCRWVLGFMSTPADIFDNAYIYLLIIFLGSPFTLMYNFLSGILRAIGNSKTPFIFLVVATIVNIVLDLTFIIVFNMGVAGAALATVAAQAVSGILCLVHIMRRYEILRFRKEDLVWNWKKLSVLFGMGIPMGLQFSITAIGSMALQAANNSLGSVCVSGFTAGSKLKILFISPYDAIGTAVSTYAGQNLGAQKFDRIKQGILLGTAISVLYGIAASISLIAFGRPLSLMFIDSSETEVLNASVQYAATIGIFYWVLGILNVVRPSLQGLGFTSRAIFSGVIEMFARCIVSFGLVPVIGYKAVCFADPCAWVCAVIYVSITMVWCLSKIKKAPDSVC is encoded by the coding sequence ATGACAAAGAATTTAACTGAAGGAAACCCGTTAAAGCTTATTCTGCTTTTTTCACTGCCGCTTCTTGCAGGAAACCTGTTCCAGCAGGCTTACAACCTTGTGGATGCTGCAATTGTAGGCCGCTATCTTGGAACAATGGCTTTGGCCGGGGTAGGGGCTTCGGGTTCCGTTAACTTTTTGGTTCTTGGATTCTGCATGGGAATCTGCGCCGGTTTTACAATTCCTGTTGCACAGAAATTCGGAGCCGGTGATTATTCAGCCATGCGCTCCTACATTTTTATTGGTGCTGTATCGCTTGCACTGTTTTCTGTAGTTGTTACCGTAGTCTGTTCCCTTTTATGCCGCTGGGTTTTGGGGTTTATGTCTACTCCGGCCGACATCTTTGATAACGCGTATATTTATCTTCTGATTATTTTTCTTGGAAGTCCTTTTACGCTTATGTACAATTTTTTGTCGGGAATTCTTCGCGCTATAGGAAACTCAAAGACACCGTTTATATTCCTGGTTGTTGCTACAATAGTAAATATTGTGCTTGACCTGACTTTTATTATTGTATTCAACATGGGCGTTGCGGGTGCTGCTCTTGCAACAGTTGCGGCACAGGCTGTGAGTGGCATTCTCTGTCTTGTCCACATAATGCGCAGGTATGAAATACTCAGGTTCAGAAAAGAAGATCTTGTCTGGAACTGGAAGAAACTTTCTGTTCTGTTCGGAATGGGTATTCCCATGGGACTGCAGTTTTCAATTACCGCAATAGGAAGCATGGCTCTTCAGGCTGCAAACAATTCTTTGGGAAGTGTATGTGTTTCGGGTTTTACTGCCGGAAGCAAACTCAAAATTCTGTTTATAAGCCCCTATGATGCCATAGGAACAGCGGTGTCTACTTACGCAGGGCAGAATCTTGGCGCACAGAAATTTGACAGAATCAAACAGGGTATTCTTCTTGGAACCGCAATCTCTGTTCTTTACGGAATAGCGGCAAGTATTTCCCTTATTGCATTCGGACGGCCGCTTTCGCTTATGTTCATTGACTCTTCTGAAACAGAAGTACTTAATGCTTCTGTACAGTATGCGGCCACAATAGGAATCTTTTACTGGGTTCTTGGAATACTGAATGTTGTACGGCCATCTCTTCAGGGGCTCGGGTTTACCAGCCGCGCAATTTTTTCTGGCGTTATAGAAATGTTTGCAAGGTGTATCGTAAGTTTTGGTCTTGTTCCAGTAATCGGTTATAAAGCCGTTTGTTTTGCAGACCCGTGTGCGTGGGTATGTGCTGTAATCTATGTTTCAATAACAATGGTCTGGTGCCTGTCAAAAATAAAAAAAGCGCCCGACTCTGTCTGCTAG